In the genome of Nitrospira sp., the window GGAGTTGATCATCGGCTCGCAGGATATCGGCTTGGCGCGCGAGCATCCGGGTGGCGGCGGGAGCGAGAGATGCGAGGAGCGGAAGGACCTCCTGCCGCACACGATTGCGAAGGTAGAGCGGTTTGGCATTGCTGGAATCAGTCCGGTACGACAACCCGACTGTCTGGAGATAACTGAGGATCTCCCTCCGTGTCACACCCAGGAGTGGTCGGACAAAGAGACGTTCACGACTGTGCGGCATCCCGGCCAAGCCCCGTAGGCCGGCACCGCGCAACATCCGCAGCAGCACCGTTTCAGCCTGATCGTCCGCCGTGTGCCCGAGCGCTACCCGGTCTACCTGTAGCTCTTTCGCCAAGTCGCGGAACAGATGATAGCGCAACTCCCGGGCGCGCGCCTGCAGCGAGCTTGAAGCACCCGCCTCAGGATCACGAACGCGGAGCGACCGCACGAGACAGGGCACCTTGAGCCTGCGGCACAACGCTGCGACGAATGCCGCGTCCTCATCCGACTCGATGCCGCGCAGCCCGTAGTTACAGTGCACCACGGTCAGCGACAACTTCCAGGCCGCAGCCAGGCCGCGCAGAATCGACAGCAACGCGACGGAATCCGGCCCGCCGGACACGGCCACCAGGACAGACTGACCCGGTTGGAGCAATGCGCGCGCGCGAAGGGCACGGACGACCTGGTTATGAAGCGGGTGATGGACCGCTGTGGGAGGAGCTGCCATCGCTCATGACTGGGAATGGAGCGGTGAGACCGGATCTAACGCCGCCTCCCGCAACTGTGCGCGGGCAACCGTCACGTCCGAATCAATTTGTTGCGCCAACGCCTCTGCAGAAGAGAACACACGATCCTCACGAACAAACCCCAGCAGCTCAACACGAATTGTTTCGCCGTAGAGCTCCAACCGTTCATCCAGAATCGACACCTCAAGCAACCGTTCTCCGGCCCCGAACGTGGGCCTGGTTCCGATGTAGCTCACCGAATCCAGACGTCGCCCGTTCCAGAGCACCCTTGCGGCATAGACCCCGTCAGGCGGGATGACCCGCCCCTCGGGAAGCTGAAGATTGGCGGTCGGCCAGCCGAGATCCGTTCCGCGACGAGCCCCGGCAATCACCATTCCCTCGATCCCATAGGGTCTGCCGAGAAACCGAACGGCCTTCTGCAACTCACCGACATGAATCATCTGACGAATCCGCGTGGAACTGACAATTTCCCCGTCGATGGTGACCGGAGGCATCGGATGAACCCGGAAACCGAAGCGTGCGCCAAATTCCAGCAAATCCGCAATTCGCCCGGCCCGGCCTTTTCCAAAGGCAAAATGTTCCCCGACGAACAGTTCGCGCGTACCGATGCCGTCACGCAACACCTGCTCTGCAAATTGCAGCGGATTCAGCGACGCGAAGGTGGGTGTAAATTCCAGGAACACCACCTCATCTATACCGGCGGCCTCAAAGCGGGCCAGCTTTTCTTCCGGCGACGTCAAAAAAAGGAGATTGACGTGCGGGGCGAGAATCTTAACCGGATGCGGATCAAACGTCAGGACCACCGCCGTACCGCCTTCCCGGCGCGCCGTCGTCACCACCCGATCCAGGAGCGCGCGGTGACCATGATGATGACCGTCAAAATTTCCGATGGTCACCACCGAATAGGGCCTGGACGTGGATGGGATAGGCCCTCGAGAAATCTTCATGCGTGCCGTGACTGGAGCAGCCTGGCGGCGTCCTTGGCAAAATAGGTCAGAATGATGTCAGCACCGGCCCGCTTGATCGACAGCAAGGACTCCAGCATGGCTCGACGCTCATCCAACCATCCCGCTTGCGCGGCCGCTTTGATCATGCTGTATTCGCCACTCACCTGATAGGCGGCAACCGGCAATAGAGTTCGATCACGTGCCGCGCTGATGATATCCAGATAGGGCATGGCCGGCTTGACCATGACAATGTCAGCGCCTTCCTCGACATCCAGGTCAATTTCGCGTAAGGCCTCACGACGGTTGGCAGGATCCATCTGATAGGACTGCCGGTCGCCGAACTGCGGGCTGGAGTTGGCCGCATCGCGAAACGGGGCGTAGAAGCAGGACGCAAATTTCGCCGCATAGGCCATGATGGGCACATCGACAAATCCAGCCCGGTCCAACTCGTCACGGATGGCGGCCACTCGTCCATCCATCATATCGGAAGGAGCCACCATGTCGGCCCCCGCCTGCGCATGCGTCTTGGCCATGGCTCTGAGACAATCCAGCGTTTCGTCGTTGAGGATCCGGCCCTCTTTGACGATGCCGCAATGCCCGTGGCTGGTGTACTCATCGATGCAGACGTCCGTGATCACCACCAGGTCAGGCACCTGCTCCTTGAGGGCGCGAATTGCACGTTGCACGATGCCGTCCGGGTCGAAACCCGAACTGCCCCGCTCATCCTTGCGATCCGGAATCCCGAACAGGATCATGGCGGGAATGCCGAGAGCCTTGACCTCCTGTGCGTCCTTGACCAACAGGTCAATGGACAACCGTGATTGACCGGGCATCGATGTGATCGGCTCACGGCGCCCCTGCCCTTCGGTGACGAACACGGGATAGATGAAATCGTTCGGCGTGAGGGTTGTTTCCCGAACCAATCGCCGTAGCGGCTCCGTTTCCCGCGTGCGACGCATGCGCTGCATCGGAAAGGCCATGGTCGCTCACTTCCTCGGCAGATTGGTCAGGAACACCACCAAATCCCGCACGGAGATCATCCCGACAAGTTGCCCGTCTTTCGTCACCCCAAGATGGCGAAGGTGCGTTTGCGCCATGAGATCATTCGCGTCCAGCAGGGTTTTATGTTCCTCAATCGTAACGAGCGGCGCCGACATAATCTGCTCGACCGTCGTCTTGGTCATATCCGCCCCGGTTGCGACTACCCGCCGCACCATGTCGGTATCGGTGATGATGCCGATCACATCCTTCCCATTGGTCACGAACAGGCTACCGATGTTGCGATCGCGCATGACCCGCCCTGCGGTCCGCACATCCGTATCCCGCTCCACGGTGGTGAACTTATCCTTAGGCACCATGAA includes:
- a CDS encoding CBS domain-containing protein gives rise to the protein MVPVKSFMVPKDKFTTVERDTDVRTAGRVMRDRNIGSLFVTNGKDVIGIITDTDMVRRVVATGADMTKTTVEQIMSAPLVTIEEHKTLLDANDLMAQTHLRHLGVTKDGQLVGMISVRDLVVFLTNLPRK
- the hemB gene encoding porphobilinogen synthase, with translation MAFPMQRMRRTRETEPLRRLVRETTLTPNDFIYPVFVTEGQGRREPITSMPGQSRLSIDLLVKDAQEVKALGIPAMILFGIPDRKDERGSSGFDPDGIVQRAIRALKEQVPDLVVITDVCIDEYTSHGHCGIVKEGRILNDETLDCLRAMAKTHAQAGADMVAPSDMMDGRVAAIRDELDRAGFVDVPIMAYAAKFASCFYAPFRDAANSSPQFGDRQSYQMDPANRREALREIDLDVEEGADIVMVKPAMPYLDIISAARDRTLLPVAAYQVSGEYSMIKAAAQAGWLDERRAMLESLLSIKRAGADIILTYFAKDAARLLQSRHA
- a CDS encoding bifunctional riboflavin kinase/FAD synthetase, with the protein product MKISRGPIPSTSRPYSVVTIGNFDGHHHGHRALLDRVVTTARREGGTAVVLTFDPHPVKILAPHVNLLFLTSPEEKLARFEAAGIDEVVFLEFTPTFASLNPLQFAEQVLRDGIGTRELFVGEHFAFGKGRAGRIADLLEFGARFGFRVHPMPPVTIDGEIVSSTRIRQMIHVGELQKAVRFLGRPYGIEGMVIAGARRGTDLGWPTANLQLPEGRVIPPDGVYAARVLWNGRRLDSVSYIGTRPTFGAGERLLEVSILDERLELYGETIRVELLGFVREDRVFSSAEALAQQIDSDVTVARAQLREAALDPVSPLHSQS